From a region of the Sphaerodactylus townsendi isolate TG3544 linkage group LG09, MPM_Stown_v2.3, whole genome shotgun sequence genome:
- the TMEM74 gene encoding transmembrane protein 74, which yields MASVELLRLAEEGERSELRRNGDWSLDAVPSQGQPRESEERTRMSATATESSRRHAEAAEKTTTADPVKDLVSFSSPLPLSQEYSMVDGTICYPGHSKEGKEAPQKKACCCELETSFTHVDENVNNLEHGRNLTDKSCCQDHDLLPYPDPCGDIPLEWPYDPPSLVSEEDDDTGSEAAGGKSVDYGFISAILFLVTGILLVIVSYVVPRDVTVDPSTVAAREMERLQNESAKIGAHLDRCVIAGLCLLTLGGVVLSSLLMISMWKGELYRRNRFASTKESAKLYGSFNFRMKSSTSDNIELSLVEEDTLIIDS from the coding sequence ATGGCTTCCGTGGAACTTCTGCGTCTCGCCGAGGAGGGTGAGCGGTCGGAGCTGCGCCGCAACGGGGATTGGAGTTTGGATGCTGTCCCGAGTCAAGGCCAGCCCAGGGAAAGTGAGGAGAGGACTAGGATGTCAGCCACGGCCACGGAATCTTCTAGGAGACATGCTGAAGCTGCGGAAAAGACAACCACAGCCGATCCTGTGAAGGACCTTGTCTCCTTCAGTTCCCCATTACCCCTCTCCCAGGAGTACTCAATGGTAGATGGCACCATCTGCTATCCCGGCCActccaaagaaggaaaggaggcgCCCCAAAAGAAAGCCTGCTGCTGCGAATTGGAAACCTCTTTCACTCATGTGGATGAAAATGTCAACAATCTAGAGCACGGGAGAAATCTTACTGATAAGAGCTGTTGCCAAGACCACGATCTCCTTCCCTACCCTGATCCATGTGGAGATATACCCCTGGAGTGGCCCTATGATCCCCCCTCCCTCGTTTCCGAGGAAGATGATGACACCGGCTCGGAAGCTGCTGGAGGGAAGTCTGTAGACTATGGCTTCATCAGCGCCATCTTGTTTCTGGTCACTGGGATTTTGTTGGTGATCGTGTCCTACGTGGTTCCTCGAGATGTGACCGTGGACCCCAGCACGGTGGCGGCCAGGGAAATGGAGCGGCTGCAGAACGAGAGCGCCAAGATCGGGGCTCATTTGGATAGGTGTGTGATCGCCGGGCTCTGCCTTTTAACCCTGGGGGGCGTGGTGCTGTCTAGTTTGCTCATGATATCGATGTGGAAAGGAGAGCTCTACCGAAGGAACAGGTTTGCGTCCACCAAGGAGTCAGCCAAGCTGTACGGCTCCTTCAATTTCCGAATGAAGTCTTCCACCAGTGATAATATAGAATTATCATTAGTTGAGGAAGACACTCTCATCATAGATAGCTAA